From one Mustela nigripes isolate SB6536 chromosome 16, MUSNIG.SB6536, whole genome shotgun sequence genomic stretch:
- the PIPOX gene encoding peroxisomal sarcosine oxidase isoform X2 has protein sequence MAAQKDLCDAIVIGAGIQGCFTAYHLARHGKRVILLEQTGLLLLGMKENSELKTIQATLSRQGVEHQCLSAEELKQCFPNVRLARGEVGLLDKSGGVLYADRALRALQDAIQRLGGLVRDGEKVEEIKPGQPITVRSTSRSYQARSLIITAGPWTNRLLRPLGIELPLRTLRINVCYWREKVPGSYGVSQAFPCFLGLGLSQAPHHIYGLPSGEYPGLMKVCYHHGNNADPEERDCPEAFSETQDIHILSRFVRDHLPDLEPKPAIMERCLYTNTPDEHFVLDRHPKYDNIVIGAGFSGHGFKLSPVVGKILYELSMKLTPSYDLTPFRMSRFPGLGKAHL, from the exons ATGGCTGCTCAGAAAGATCTCTGTGATGCCATTGTGATCGGGGCAGGCATCCAAGGCTGCTTCACAGCATACCACCTGGCCAGACACGGGAAGAGGGTCATCCTGCTGGAGCAG ACTGGGCTACTGCTGCTGGGAATGAAGGAGAATTCAGAATTAAAAACCATCCAGGCCACTTTGTCTCGACAAGGGGTGGAACACCAGTGTCTCTCGGCTGAGGAACTAAAGCAATGTTTCCCCAATGTTCGGTTGGCCAGGGGAGAAGTGGGGCTCTTGGACAAGTCTGGAGGGGTTCTCTATGCAGACAGGGCCCTCAGAGCCCTCCAG GATGCAATTCAACGTCTCGGAGGCCTAGTGCGTGATGGAGAGAAGGTGGAAGAGATAAAACCAGGGCAACCCATCACAGTGAGAAGTACTTCCAGGAGCTACCAAGCCAGAAGCTTGATCATCACAGCAGGTCCTTGGACCAACCGGCTCCTCCGTCCCCTGGGAATTGAGCTGCCCCTCCGG ACCCTGCGGATCAATGTGTGTTACTGGCGAGAGAAGGTTCCTGGAAGCTATGGTGTGTCCCAGGCCTTTCCTTGCTTCCTGGGGCTGGGCCtcagccaggctccccaccacATCTATGGGCTGCCTTCCGGAGAGTACCCAGGGCTGATGAAG GTCTGCTATCACCACGGCAACAATGCAGATCCTGAGGAGCGGGACTGCCCGGAAGCATTCTCAGAAACCCAAGACATCCACATTCTGAGCCGCTTTGTTAGAGATCACTTACCTGACCTAGAGCCCAAACCTGCCATTATGGAGCGCTGCCTGTATACG AACACCCCAGATGAGCACTTTGTTCTTGATCGCCACCCGAAGTATGACAACATTGTCATTGGTGCTGGATTCTCTG GACATGGATTCAAGCTCTCCCCTGTTGTGGGGAAGATCCTGTATGAATTAAGCATGAAATTAACACCATCCTATGACTTGACACCTTTTCGAATGAGCCGCTTCCCTGGCCTGGGTAAAGCCCACCTTTGA
- the PIPOX gene encoding peroxisomal sarcosine oxidase isoform X1, with the protein MAAQKDLCDAIVIGAGIQGCFTAYHLARHGKRVILLEQFFLPHSRGSSHGQSRIIRRAYPEDFYTQMMDECYQIWAQLEREAGTQLHRQTGLLLLGMKENSELKTIQATLSRQGVEHQCLSAEELKQCFPNVRLARGEVGLLDKSGGVLYADRALRALQDAIQRLGGLVRDGEKVEEIKPGQPITVRSTSRSYQARSLIITAGPWTNRLLRPLGIELPLRTLRINVCYWREKVPGSYGVSQAFPCFLGLGLSQAPHHIYGLPSGEYPGLMKVCYHHGNNADPEERDCPEAFSETQDIHILSRFVRDHLPDLEPKPAIMERCLYTNTPDEHFVLDRHPKYDNIVIGAGFSGHGFKLSPVVGKILYELSMKLTPSYDLTPFRMSRFPGLGKAHL; encoded by the exons ATGGCTGCTCAGAAAGATCTCTGTGATGCCATTGTGATCGGGGCAGGCATCCAAGGCTGCTTCACAGCATACCACCTGGCCAGACACGGGAAGAGGGTCATCCTGCTGGAGCAG TTTTTTCTACCACACTCCCGAGGAAGCTCCCATGGGCAGAGCCGGATTATCCGGAGGGCATACCCCGAAGACTTTTACACCCAGATGATGGATGAGTGCTACCAGATATGGGCCCAGCTGGAGCGTGAGGCTGGGACCCAGTTACACAG gcAGACTGGGCTACTGCTGCTGGGAATGAAGGAGAATTCAGAATTAAAAACCATCCAGGCCACTTTGTCTCGACAAGGGGTGGAACACCAGTGTCTCTCGGCTGAGGAACTAAAGCAATGTTTCCCCAATGTTCGGTTGGCCAGGGGAGAAGTGGGGCTCTTGGACAAGTCTGGAGGGGTTCTCTATGCAGACAGGGCCCTCAGAGCCCTCCAG GATGCAATTCAACGTCTCGGAGGCCTAGTGCGTGATGGAGAGAAGGTGGAAGAGATAAAACCAGGGCAACCCATCACAGTGAGAAGTACTTCCAGGAGCTACCAAGCCAGAAGCTTGATCATCACAGCAGGTCCTTGGACCAACCGGCTCCTCCGTCCCCTGGGAATTGAGCTGCCCCTCCGG ACCCTGCGGATCAATGTGTGTTACTGGCGAGAGAAGGTTCCTGGAAGCTATGGTGTGTCCCAGGCCTTTCCTTGCTTCCTGGGGCTGGGCCtcagccaggctccccaccacATCTATGGGCTGCCTTCCGGAGAGTACCCAGGGCTGATGAAG GTCTGCTATCACCACGGCAACAATGCAGATCCTGAGGAGCGGGACTGCCCGGAAGCATTCTCAGAAACCCAAGACATCCACATTCTGAGCCGCTTTGTTAGAGATCACTTACCTGACCTAGAGCCCAAACCTGCCATTATGGAGCGCTGCCTGTATACG AACACCCCAGATGAGCACTTTGTTCTTGATCGCCACCCGAAGTATGACAACATTGTCATTGGTGCTGGATTCTCTG GACATGGATTCAAGCTCTCCCCTGTTGTGGGGAAGATCCTGTATGAATTAAGCATGAAATTAACACCATCCTATGACTTGACACCTTTTCGAATGAGCCGCTTCCCTGGCCTGGGTAAAGCCCACCTTTGA